The DNA segment atttgcatccccttctgtttctgtctctacccacgtagtctacatgcgtgtccaaggtagcattccaatcccccactaagagtaaaggacgagacgttcccagaatacttctagacgtcgaaagaaatccgcccgacctgttaagggcggtgcgtagactgatacgagtcgaaaagcgcacccattgctgccgtcgacatccagaacgaccagtctaccctccgggtctacgaatatcgtcttgacttcgagatccaggctcttgtgaaaaagtaccgcggtgccactaccgcccatcctcggcagacagggagcgaaataaatgttaaactgtccgccaaacatggactttagggcccgtggctcgtggagtctggtctcacttatggctatgattcccaaatcatgtgacttgatgtcatttaggagggatccttgtttccaaggagaccccaaaccacgcgcattcacacaaccaatcttgaccatgattctattggggtgtgtgctttgaAACACCAAAAGGAAattacagagggttacttacttgtgtcgaaagttttggcttcctcgttctttgatgtgtcttcgaggaggtttctataaagtttttgggacagatatttttggaaaccccctacagcatttgggaagagggctttgagtttgtggtgttgtgtttgtgtgatgtgtagtattttgatatgtttgggtggtgtagtgcgtggatggttgttagttttgaagtcatcttcacagatgtttgtgtagcctgtgatgtactccattagtttggagtcttttgtgtctatcgctgatagcattgtgtgtgtttttgtggtgttggtgcttgtttggtTGTGTATGGAGCTTTCatggttcaggtatctccctgctttggttgcgttttctttgggttttttgggtcttttccttttaccccctgtggctatttgccattccgtcgaactttcgtcgttggACGACGTGTCCGAATCAGAAGAGGGTAAAGGCAAAGCGTTtggatctatatgtgtgtttgtagaaggtgttgttgttttgtgtggtgtttgtgttgttggggTGTTAGGGGCAGAATTTGTCTTTTcgtcattgatatttgttttttggttgttgttcttggtgctggtgttggtttgtcttttgatgttgatggtgatgttgcttctTTTGTTGGTTGCGATGTCGGAGGTAATTCTCTTCTTGGTGATGTGGTTGGTGAGGGGGAAACAGTTTTTGTATCGTCCGctgtttttcctgtcttttggGTTGAAGGAGGTGTGGGTAGCAGGGGTTTCCTTCCAGGTTTGGGGAGTGGTTGCTGTTGCCTATTTCTGACAGCAGTTGGGCACTCGTATCTAAGGTGTGCCTCACTGTTGCATAAATAGCATCTTGGTCTCCTGCCCTCCACCACTACATACAATTTTTAGTCGTTTGCCAGTTAAACAAAGGCTGGTAAATTGTTTATTACTTCTTGGgagatttgaagaaatatttcgaGTTTTTTACCCGTCCAGCTTTCCTCTGGAATGTCCGCTGTTTCTAAAATATCTGCTTCTTCTATATCGGAGCAGATGGCCGATACCAGCCACTGGGTATTCACCATGGGCGGCACATTATTTATTGTGACTTTCGTAATTCTGCGCCCAAGGTAGCTTGGTACCATTGTTACCTGGTCTGTGCGCAGAGTAAGGGTTGAAAACCTTTTTGCTAGTTCTTCCGTATGGAAGTGAACTTGCACGGTAGCAAATTTACTTCCCCAATTCACATAATTTCGGAATTTCCACACGGAAGAGAGgcacttttcaattttttctttaggTAGGCTTTCCggtctttttgttttggtgttgagTATTCTGTAAATGATGATcttcttttgtgtttcttctaTGATGTTCCGtggaatatgtaaatgtattgtgTCGCCTTCTCTTGTGAGCAAGGActttgtgtcttgtatttgttggTGAGTAAATTTTAGGATCCTTCTTTTCGGTCGTATGGCTTCCGCGAAAttgttttttgtggtggtggtggtggtggtggtggtggtggtgatgtttgtggcaGAGTCGTTCGTCGTAGTAGTAAACTGTGAAATCGGGTTGTTTACTAGTTTGTGAGTGGAGGTCGCGATGTCAGCGTTCGTGTTGTTTCCCCCCATTTCCCCTGCTTTATGAGATTGTGGTAGAGGCAGTGTGGGGTACTCAACGTCGTCAAGGAGGGTGTCGGTgaccttggttttgttgttgttggtagaggAAGCAGTTGTCGTAGCAGAAGCtgctatggtggtggtgtcggtgttgatggtggtgacggtgcttGGCTTTACGACCTTTGttttatagttgttgctgttgtcgatgctgatggtggtggtggtggtgttgttgtcaggttcagcgtatgctAGCAGGGCATCCTGTTTTTTTgttctgcgtcacgcttgacttgcaactcagcctcgtggtgaccagtggccattttggaaataaaatggctaagtggaaccacgaaggctatgagaattttttcttttaaattttgcccacaaggggcaaacttttgtgtagatatttatcaaaggtttacagtggatgttgttgcacaacttttaaacacaaaatatttgtcaatatacacttttgaacgtacaaaattaccaacttacgtggagcccatttgacttgcgtctgtctgtccagagagatagatagatagatagacagacagacagatagatagatagatagatagatagatagatagatagatagatagatagatagatagatagatagatagatagtgtactCATTCTGTAAACGAAGAAATTTCATTATCACAATTAGCTGTTAGTGTAAATGCCGAAACATGTCAGTGCttatatatcgtatataatatattccctGTGGAGAAACTtcttgaacaccctgtatattagCAGAAAAGGTAATGACaagggaaaaattaaaatatggcgCTAAATCTTGGTCTTTAAACACGATGTAAAAAGcacgttataaatatatatatatatatatatatatatatatatatatatatatatatatatatatatatatatataaactacaatgAACCTAGTAACAAACTGGATGTTGGTTTAACATGTATGCAAGGTTGCATGAAGTTAAAAAATacccttaatgtatcattctacgaAACACCAGAATATATAGTACGATACAGGGTTCTCACCCTCTGTCTTTTCGTAATAAAACTGTAAGAATCAACAAACtgaatgaataaaattttttgtGGGAGATAGAGTTCCTACTATCAATGTCTTACTTCATCTACCACATTTTGTAGACATGAACCCCAGGTCAAGATTCCTACAACTATTCATAGTAGCACCCCTATCTCCCACAAAACTCTTTATTCATTCAGTTTGTTGATTCCTTTAATTTTGCTTCGAAACGGCAGAGTAAGAGCACCCTGATGAAACTGCCCCAACCATGACGCTAGGTTACATATCCAACAGTGGGCCGTAGCTGCAgttgaaacacgtgtaggtcCTGAAAAGATGCTGTAAATAACTGCttaatattattatgaatgtGACAAATTTCCGTtttccttatcattattaatactattacttACTCTACGGAAAATATGCAGTCCAGAACAGGAAACTCGCATTTATCTAAGGAGAGAAGTTACCAGAGCTAACTTATTCTTAGCTCGAGTACCACATAAGGACCATTGTGGTTAGCCAACATCTGAAAACGACTTGAGAGGAAACACGGTAACCGCTAGGATAGTAGATCCCTTTAAActcatttttgaaatatatataaatgtgtgtgtgtgtgtgtgtgtgtgtgtgtgtgtgtgtgtgtgtgtgtcagattaAAGTAATCTCCCAGACTATTTAGGCAGTTGTTAGTTTATCCCTCcatcttatatatctataacagtgtgtgtgtgtgcgtgcgtgcgtgtctgtgtgtgtgtgtgtgcgtgtgcgtgcgatgCCTGATCAATACGTATCtcgactgttgctatagtaaggACGCTAAAGCACGCAgtgtgaagccgcttggcaaagattgaccttgaactctagctcacttccactgtttacaacagtgcttggaaggaaggtgtgtagcgtgtgatcgtcgcattgaccatgacagagaaagttgtcgtgGCGATACCTGTTCAAAGGCTTGTACAAAGTTTCAGAAAGTGTATGAagaagagtgtatgagccgcacgcAAGTGTATAAGTGGTTCAAACGTTTCGAAGATGGCCGAAAAGATGTAGATATTGACGACAGTTCTGGGAGACGCGCAAACAGCAGAACTGAGAACATCGCAGAAGTTCATAAGGGGAAATCGTCGACTtatcatccgtgagttatcagacgATGTGCAGCTTAGTTACGACTCAGTTttgtccattatcactgaagacgcgtgtctgccaagtttgtgtcaaaactgctttcaactgaccAAAAGGACAAACGGGTTTCAATTGCACAAGGTtttcttgattgtgtcaagaactaTGAAAACTGTTTGAAtattttgcgtaggcctctgagcaagtatcaccaagcttttgacaaaatttgatacagattctcagctcaactttctctgtcatgttcaGTGCAACGGTCACACGCTACGCACCATCCTTCCAAGCACAGatgtaaacagcgaaagtgagtTAGAAGCCAGAGTTtaaagtcaatctgtgccaagcatctttactgtgtgctttagcttcgttactatggtaactgttcaaatacttattgatcagacacacacacacacacacacatatatatatatatatatacacacacgcacatacacacatacatacatacatacacacacacacacacacacacacacacacacacacacacacacacacatatatatatatatatatatatatatatatatatatatatacacatatatattcatgtatgtatgtttatacataatcctttgtttctctgtttgttccaatgcattctcaaacggctcaaccaaatcaaatcactCAGAATATTGATAAATCGTTTCGTTTACCTTTTCGCTGAAACAGCATATAGACTATTAGTTAAGATTTCCAGTGAACATATTGAAGGGAAGACGATATAAACATTATCACCAAGAACCTCCGACATTAGCATAATACCGTTTGCTGATGTCATGTCCACAGCCctataaaatcaaagaaaagaaatatattaactaCAAATGAGCTACGTTACAAATCACATTCTACCcacatttaaaaataatagaGTTAATCACACGTTGTTAGTGGCAATTGAGCTTCAAAGTTAAGGGACTGTTTTAACGCATGAAAGcatggaataaatatttattattctccTGACTaaaggacaaacagacagaaagaagcataaatatataaacccaTTAGTCcaaatgaagatatggtagaaaatggaatacaaaggttctctgatattttcctgtaaattttacgtcttttccactgttcaataattaagtttttcactgaatttgtgagttcttttcttttcgccattattacgatactactttatattgtctcagtgctgaatgaagaagctagcgttttgacacttaaaaacgacaactgataagattattggaacaaacgagaaagttctagtaaaaaaaattattttaacagtattttaaggcatagaaaatcataaatttattctgtacgaatacttttttcacccctaaatatttataattgtatataaattcattagttactataatttattagtcgcttttgcatattcttagtttatgtatgtgtatgcaaatatagttggtatatcccatttatgttcattagaaattaaagaaataaagaattttgacattacGAATATTTATTCCCCCCCACTGTATATGAAGGACTGAAACAAGGTGAATAATAATTCGGTGGAACTTACCATGCAATAGACATAACGATGGTAACTTTCCTCAGATAAGGTGACTTAAATATAACAAGTAATTTTACTAACATAGGAGCTtctttttcaacttctatttgtGACTGATCGACAACTGCTTTGACGTTTGCCTCGACATTAGACTCACAGTTTCGCCCGTCGAGATTAGTTTCGTTCACGGGACTAGCTGTTTGTTGTGTTGAAGTATCTTTTAAAGTAATATGCCAAACAGTGTCAAAGTCAACTTTATTTTGTTTAGCTGCCTTTTTGACAATCTTCTCAGCTGCATTTATTTTCGAAGTGGCAATTAACCACCTTGTAGATTCCTCCAGGAAACTGCAATCATAGAAAgacaaatgtaaaataataaatgtattgtcAGATGATATTGAAAACTAgagcgtgaatgtatgtgtgtatttgtgtatgcctgcatgcatatcTGTGCACGCATGATCTCATTGTTTAAATATCTCCCTAGTTTGTATTGCGTTCAATCGTGTCGCTTTACTAAAATTATATGCTGttttaatgtatgtacgtatgaatgtataaaagTGATAGCTATATAGTACTTATGTTATATACAAGCATGTTACTTAAGTTTTACGTAGAGGGAGACATCCGAAGCTGATTTACTATGCGATTCTTCAATGTATGCAGGTTTGTGCCTTCTATTTTCATCAGGCACTACAAATGTGACTACTCAGAACAAACTGAGGATTAGTACGACCTAATATGAGTATAGAGTATAGAAGGTGTGAAGATCAGAAAAAGCGAATACATTGTCACCCTGATCAGCaggtgaaatacatatatatatatatatatatatatatatatatatattatatatatatatatatatatataggagcactccgtcggttacgatgacgagggtctgAGCTGATGCGATGAACGGaagagcttgctcgtgaaattaacgtgcaagtggctgagcactccacatacacgtgtacccttgacgcagttctcagggagattcagcgtgacacagtgtgtgacaaggctgaccttttgaaatacgggtactactcattttttcctggagcaacgtgaaatatagtgtcttgctcaaggacacaatgcttagtcgggaattgaactcacgactttacgatcactaagccacgcaaggaaatttaaataaaattttaagaaataacaagaatgtcattatgttaaaatatattcttcGGATATGATAAGCTATTTTGGAATAATGTCATGTAATTTTGTGCATAAAGGTCTCTAGATTTAGATGATAGAAAACATCAATGAGAGAGATTTAGTGttgttcattcatttttatacttgtgacttagaatttttttattatcctGTGCAGTATCTAGCTTAGTTGAAGACTTGCAGTGTGAGAATTTATTTACACTCGGGTGTGAGCGCGGAGGAATCGGTTTAAGAAACTTCACATTGTTTAGGTCATTTATGGAACTTTTCAACCTTACTAGTATATGTGACTTCTGTACTGTAAAAAAGCTGAAATTCCCTTGTCATGTTGGTGAATGGTTTGGCTATTTTGAGAACTCTCCAACTTATATCTTAATTTATGCTAAGCTTTCCCAATTTCCAAATATAGCAAGACAGTTGTGTGGAAATCTGCCAGTCAATGTACATGAAGGATGTGCTGTAGTTATAAGGCTTTTgtttaaatttactttcaatCATGCTTATGAATTGTTTCTTCTAAACTGGTGGTATGGTCTAAAAGGCATGTTTCATTCCCCCTACATAAACAATCTGAACACAATGTGGGAAAGGCAGGTGCAAATCAGAGAATTAAATGATTTCTCTGGACCTCTTCCAAAGCGGTGTGTTGATAGAGTATGAAATGCCATTTCTGAAACCGCTGTTAAAACTCAACCGCTGTTAAAACTCAACTGTGGTATAGAGTTCTCCCCTCCTCCAGTcagaaaaatccttcaaggaagATAGACGATAAATTCTCCGACTTACATTGTTGAAGAAGTTTTATAGGACTGCTTATCTATATAACTTAATATTGGATTTTGTTTGTGGAAAGTTTTGGAAATATTTGATATTAAGCCAGGAAAGACATCAGAGAAGTCCACGTTAGAGAGCGTGCTATTTTAAGACTTAGGTTATTGATAATGGCTATTCACTTTGTAAATGTATCTAGCATGACCGTTATTACGATATGACACCTCTAAACCTCCCTCTATGTTCAAATCGATGTTGCAACTAGTGATCATATTCTTTAATAGGTCCAGTATATACTACACGAATAattcgcatatatacatgttatggaACCCATACTGCCGTCAAATGTTTCTGTGGATTCTAATTTCTTGATAACCAAATTGATCCCTTTCCACATTGCAAAGTTTTATTTCATGCATTACTACTTCGAGATTCATCTCATTTGTGCTAAAGCATATTCTTGCAAATTCTaggttcttatgtatgtatgtgtatataatgggtAGAAACCTGGTCCTTACATGAAATCCACAATAAAATATCCCGAGAGAGCAGCATTAAATAGGAATAACATGTTCCAACTGTAATCCTTCAACATATAGGCTATGAACCCGACAAGACAATTACCAACGCTCCAGATATTCAGAAATATACCAGTCATAATGATACGCTTTTCTTTGGGATATAATTCACAAACCAAAGTTGCAGAGCTAAGAAGAAAtgcctgaaaaataaaatagtaaagaaaatttCTAACGTAACTGAAAGAGGATAAAATACTGCAACAGGTTCATATATCTTTCCAGTAGTGAAGACCGTTGGAATTTTAACGTGTTATTTATTCCACAGAATCAATGTTATATGCTTAATTaacaatatattgtatttatagggTTAAAGATTGCTGAGTTTATTGGGTCATTTTCTACAAGTTAGttggttatacatatatgtcatggCAACTATGCAGTATGTGTCAATAAGACAGTTATTCATCATGTTAACATTCCACCTTGTTACAAATAAGTATCATAGGATACACGTAATTCGCTTTGGCAAACAAGGTACCACACTACCATTGTAAATGAAGACTTATATCAGAGCAGAAATGTGATATTTGTTGTAAGGACACCATCTCTCCAAGCTTATATTTACATCTCCAATCTATATTACAGTTTTCACATTTTCAAGCTTACTTGTACTTTATACACGTCTGTAAAACGATGTGCTTGGTGATGTCTCGCTTCTACATACAGTGTTATAAGACTCACCATTCGGTGCATTTATAAATGAAGCACAAAGTTTGTTATATAGAAATCATTACGTATAGCAAAattcctctcttccttcttcacattcacacacgcgtacttcatatatatatatatatatatatatatatatcaaaaatattcgTGAGTTACAATTAGCTATCTCACATCAATTATACATtagttacatgaatatatatatatatttgtctgaatgcgAAATTGGGCATTCATATAGGGTAACTATGAAGTGTGATTCATAAAACTACTTAAATGATAGAATGATATTATAACATTCTTTTATAGACAGCGATCATAAACTCATAAACGGTCTTGCTTCATGCAAACACATTCTTTAAATGCAAATCTGAATTtagagcacatatatatgtgtgtgtgtacgtgtgtctgtgtgtgtgtgaacgcgcgtgcgtgtgcgtgtatgcatatatgtgtgtatatcactttatttttgtgcatttttccAGAACAAGGGAGCGAGTTTCTATTCAAGAAACAAAAGCTTCATTGGAGTTTAGACAACTaaaatggttgtatgtatgtatgtatgtatgtatgtatgtatgtatgtatgtatgtatgtatgtatgtatgtatgtgtgtgtgtatgtatgtatgcatgtatgcatgtatgaattttaaagttttatttatgTTCTTGAGAGAGTCCAAGCCGGTAGCTAAAAAGCGACACggctttttgagttaagagattTCTTGGTGTTAGTAAATACGTCGTTGAGCTGGTGTATAGGTTGAACTGTCAATGCAAATATCCAGGTGTGTGCATTTATTGACATAAGAATCTCACAAGGAGAATTTTTgtaatgtcttacaaatcttcactgtaccACTAACAGATTGAATTGGGGGAATccgcgtcagtttcttttgctcttttcccGTGAAATCGAATACTTGTGGGGTTTTGTGCAATTTGttgaaagtacatatatatatatatatatatatatatatgtatgtatgtatgtatgtatgtatgcatgtatgtatgtatgtatgtgcattataaTTGAGTTTACTTCTCTTAGTATTCCAATGAAAATTCTCATGGCTGCAAACAAGGAGTAGAATGGCGAAAATGCACCGAATAAGTTGAAGATTATCAACAAGGCACTGCTTGACACACGCGCTGGTTTCCGTCCAAATCTTTCAATCAAATAAGGTGCTGTCAAACCACCAATCATTTGACCCACGATATAAAATATTTGGGTAGATTCAGCCAATCCTTCTTTGTTACAGACCAGATCCCACTGCAAAAACAAACGTGTTTTACAACAACCAGGCAGAATTACGatttctctatatgtatatgtacattatatatatatatttgtattcttttattcttttatttgtgtcagtcatgtgattgcagccatgctggagcaccgcatttagtagaacaaattgagcccaagacttattctttgtaattctagtacttattctgtcgtttcttttgtcgaaccacgtggttacgaggacgtaaacacaccaacatcggttgtcaaagcgaTGGAGGGAggaaaaacacagatacacacacaaatacacacacacacacacacacacacacacacacacacacatatatata comes from the Octopus sinensis linkage group LG11, ASM634580v1, whole genome shotgun sequence genome and includes:
- the LOC118765266 gene encoding solute carrier family 22 member 8-like is translated as MKPSQIDVDGIMTSLGDSKYFHTTQYIMICIPMLLASTNTFFYVYFATTPEYRCNNLTQSQLSQYNISINEEDNLIYDKCSIDIINTNGEVTGENRTLDCLNGYYYTTPVDKSIVSQWDLVCNKEGLAESTQIFYIVGQMIGGLTAPYLIERFGRKPARVSSSALLIIFNLFGAFSPFYSLFAAMRIFIGILREAFLLSSATLVCELYPKEKRIIMTGIFLNIWSVGNCLVGFIAYMLKDYSWNMLFLFNAALSGYFIVDFIFLEESTRWLIATSKINAAEKIVKKAAKQNKVDFDTVWHITLKDTSTQQTASPVNETNLDGRNCESNVEANVKAVVDQSQIEVEKEAPMLVKLLVIFKSPYLRKVTIVMSIAWAVDMTSANGIMLMSEVLGDNVYIVFPSICSLEILTNSLYAVSAKRFGHKVTLECFKTFSAACVITASLIKLLAEKSETMKYVCLVLFVVTGATANGATGGDRIYISELFPTEIRSAGSGFATTFVRTVGLSTPLFKLLALNIPWAPGIIIGTGCIVSSILLHIYLPETGNLVLPQKINDVI